One window from the genome of Motilibacter peucedani encodes:
- a CDS encoding TetR/AcrR family transcriptional regulator → MAAGADEQPTDRRERPNRRAEIVQAAFELFSERGFRGASLGAVAARVGLTNAGLLHYFSSKEELLTVVLAERDRETREHAERSASEDGSLHATLEQLRAMVAHNAENAGLVQVFTVLAAESVTDGHPAQEFFRGRYARVRSNLAGALARDPDRPLDDDASRTLANLVIAVMDGLQVQWLLAPDEVDMEAAFALLERLLEGASDRSA, encoded by the coding sequence ATGGCAGCGGGAGCGGACGAGCAGCCGACCGACCGGCGGGAGCGGCCGAACCGGCGCGCCGAGATCGTGCAGGCGGCGTTCGAGCTGTTCTCCGAGCGCGGCTTCCGCGGTGCCTCGCTGGGCGCGGTCGCCGCGCGCGTGGGGCTCACCAACGCCGGGCTGCTGCACTACTTCTCCTCCAAGGAGGAGCTGCTGACCGTGGTGCTCGCCGAGCGCGACCGCGAGACCCGCGAGCACGCCGAGCGCAGCGCGTCCGAGGACGGCTCGCTGCACGCGACGCTCGAGCAGCTGCGCGCGATGGTGGCGCACAACGCCGAGAACGCCGGGCTCGTGCAGGTGTTCACCGTGCTCGCCGCCGAGAGCGTGACCGACGGGCACCCGGCGCAGGAGTTCTTCCGCGGGCGCTACGCGCGGGTACGCAGCAACCTGGCCGGCGCGCTGGCCCGCGACCCCGACCGGCCGCTCGACGACGACGCATCCCGGACGCTGGCCAACCTGGTCATCGCCGTCATGGACGGGCTGCAGGTCCAGTGGCTGCTGGCACCCGACGAGGTCGACATGGAGGCCGCGTTCGCGCTGCTCGAACGGCTGCTCGAGGGGGCGTCGGACCGCTCGGCGTGA
- a CDS encoding DUF58 domain-containing protein, translating to MSLPAAPEARWLPSRVVVEVLAAGLVVLAVGAVVGRPDVAVLAVAPLLTAERLLRSRPSGVALASSAAEAGEAGTLTTTAQVQVPPATVALVVRAQLPTGRPAEAVVAVRGGRRTLRATTASLRTGPVPAPDLEHVAVGPGAGSRSAVTTERPRTLRIAPRARPLPAAPVPSRLRGVAGSHESRRPGEGGSLRDVHPFGPGDRMSRIDWRTTARRSPQLEQLYVRRTLGLAEATVTLVVDSRDEVGPDPTTWGLGGGLPGSERTSLDLAREAAASLAQLYLSQGDRLALEDLGRRRHPGRPGSGRRHVARVLDALAQMAPEGEPLRRVRAPRIAAGSLVYVLSTFLDPEAALVAEQWAASGHRVVAVDVLPRLVPRRLDGRQRLAMRVVTMRREDRLAALAAAGVPTVRWSEDPARDLLALARLERRR from the coding sequence GTGAGCCTCCCGGCCGCGCCGGAGGCCCGCTGGCTCCCGTCGCGGGTCGTCGTCGAGGTGCTCGCCGCCGGCCTCGTGGTGCTCGCGGTCGGGGCGGTGGTGGGCCGGCCCGACGTGGCTGTGCTCGCGGTCGCCCCGCTGCTCACCGCCGAGCGGCTGCTGCGGTCGCGGCCGTCGGGCGTCGCCCTGGCCAGCTCCGCCGCCGAGGCGGGAGAGGCCGGCACGCTGACCACGACGGCGCAGGTGCAGGTCCCGCCGGCGACGGTTGCGCTGGTCGTGCGGGCGCAGCTGCCGACGGGCCGGCCGGCCGAGGCGGTCGTGGCCGTGCGCGGCGGCCGCCGCACGCTGCGCGCGACGACCGCGTCACTGCGTACGGGTCCGGTGCCGGCCCCCGACCTCGAGCACGTCGCCGTGGGTCCCGGCGCCGGCAGCCGCAGCGCCGTGACGACGGAACGGCCGCGTACGCTGCGCATCGCCCCGCGCGCCCGGCCGCTCCCCGCGGCACCGGTGCCGAGCCGGCTGCGCGGCGTCGCCGGCAGCCACGAGTCGCGCCGCCCCGGCGAGGGCGGCAGCCTGCGCGACGTCCACCCCTTCGGGCCGGGCGACCGGATGAGCCGCATCGACTGGCGCACCACCGCGCGGCGCTCGCCGCAGCTCGAGCAGCTCTACGTGCGCCGGACGCTCGGCCTGGCGGAGGCGACGGTGACGCTCGTCGTGGACTCCCGCGACGAGGTCGGCCCCGATCCCACGACCTGGGGGCTGGGCGGCGGGCTGCCGGGCAGCGAGCGCACCTCGCTGGACCTCGCGCGCGAGGCCGCCGCCAGCCTGGCCCAGCTCTACCTGTCGCAGGGCGACCGCCTGGCGCTCGAGGACCTCGGCCGTCGCCGGCACCCCGGACGCCCGGGCTCGGGACGCCGCCACGTCGCCCGGGTGCTCGACGCGCTCGCGCAGATGGCCCCCGAGGGCGAGCCGCTGCGCCGGGTGCGCGCGCCGCGGATCGCCGCCGGCTCGCTCGTCTACGTCCTCTCGACGTTCCTCGACCCGGAGGCCGCGCTGGTGGCCGAGCAGTGGGCCGCCTCCGGGCACCGCGTCGTCGCCGTCGACGTCCTCCCCCGGCTGGTGCCGCGCCGCCTCGACGGACGCCAGCGGCTCGCGATGCGCGTCGTCACCATGCGCCGGGAGGACCGCCTCGCGGCGCTGGCGGCCGCCGGCGTACCGACCGTGCGCTGGAGCGAGGACCCCGCGCGCGACCTGCTCGCCCTCGCCCGGCTGGAGCGCCGCCGGTGA
- the kdpF gene encoding K(+)-transporting ATPase subunit F, with product MSASDVVGLVVAVVLVGYLVVALVAPERF from the coding sequence GTGAGCGCCTCCGACGTCGTCGGGCTCGTCGTGGCCGTGGTCCTGGTCGGCTACCTCGTCGTGGCGCTGGTCGCACCGGAGCGGTTCTGA
- a CDS encoding YcnI family protein — protein sequence MTPTPARSLLRGAGTAGAALLLVVAAAAPASAHVRVTSADASPGGYGVIVFRVPTESDTASTVQLAVTLPADTPFASVAAQPVAGWTVSAPETPLPRPVTAGGFTLTKAVQTVTWKAGTDAGVAPGEFQQFALSVGPFPKGARSIAFPAVQTYSDGTVVHWDQRTTPGAEEPEDPAPVLALLPAATTADDGSTDGTARALAAAGLVVAVLAAGLAGLSLRRRTR from the coding sequence ATGACACCGACCCCTGCCCGATCCCTCCTCCGCGGCGCCGGCACCGCCGGCGCGGCCCTCCTGCTCGTCGTGGCGGCCGCCGCTCCGGCCTCCGCCCACGTCCGCGTCACCTCCGCCGACGCCTCCCCCGGCGGCTACGGCGTCATCGTGTTCCGAGTCCCCACCGAGTCCGACACCGCCTCCACGGTGCAGCTGGCGGTGACCCTCCCGGCCGACACGCCCTTCGCGTCGGTCGCCGCCCAGCCGGTCGCCGGGTGGACGGTCAGCGCGCCCGAGACCCCGCTGCCCAGGCCGGTCACGGCCGGCGGCTTCACGCTGACCAAGGCGGTGCAGACCGTCACGTGGAAGGCCGGCACGGACGCCGGCGTCGCGCCCGGCGAGTTCCAGCAGTTCGCGCTCTCGGTCGGACCGTTCCCGAAGGGCGCGCGCTCGATCGCCTTCCCCGCCGTGCAGACCTACTCCGACGGCACCGTCGTGCACTGGGACCAGCGGACGACGCCCGGCGCCGAGGAGCCGGAGGACCCGGCGCCCGTGCTGGCGCTGCTCCCGGCCGCGACGACGGCCGACGACGGCAGCACCGACGGGACGGCCCGCGCGCTGGCCGCCGCCGGTCTCGTCGTGGCCGTCCTCGCCGCCGGGCTGGCCGGACTCTCGCTGCGCCGGCGGACCCGGTGA
- a CDS encoding glycoside hydrolase family 3 protein, with translation MQHNRSSIRSSAARRWLALPAAVATALVVARPPGAASAATTDPNPGPLETADAALSRQAATQGMVLLENRGHALPMASSGNVALFGVGAYKTVKGGTGSGDVYNRYTVTARQGLENAGYRVTTSDAYWSAMTKAYDTKYPPGSTGAIFGPAVDYASVEQLLTPASVEPEAPTSTAVYVVARNSGEGADRAAVAGDYYLTDTEKADLALIGKTYEHVIVVLNSGGVVDTAFYAQVNGSAKDPKGGLALDSMLLMSQAGQESGNALVDVLSGKVDPSGRLTDTWASKYSYYPASKTFGANDGNTATEPYGEGVYVGYRWFDSFYKTIDARKPASVVDYPFGYGLSYTSFTVTTRTVTSKSTKTTVKVKVTNTGTVSGKDVVQVYVSAPQTGLDKPYQQLVGYAKTDELAPGASQNVNVAFDTSTMASYDTARAAWVLEKGDYVVRVGESSRSTHVAARLTLPKTWVTEQDHNELTDDASPASELTSSPKNFWSYAGEKAEIAAAQHIVIGGKMPTVQAASPYEQSMPVDSTSPYYAVDGSRISTTTAYVDPAQTNWGGTGVPYSAKTGETVQAVSPVPGATLYDVAKGTVSMQQFVAGLSLDQLSNIVEGASAAGSTPTAVGAAGYTTAKYENLGIPGMALSDGPAGLRITQQINTQPTTYQWTTAWPIGTLLAQTWDRDLVQRVGDAVGKEMTEYGATLWLAPGMNIHRDPLNGRNFEYYSEDPLVAGLTAAATTKGVQSNPGVGVTLKHYAENSQEANRNADDAVVSERAAREIELRGFEYAVKSAQPMAIMTSYNKINGTWASRNYDLVTDILHGEWGFKGLVMTDWGGSHGAANTMYAGNDLIEPGNNPQEVVNAAKKVTPTIDIDGLPAYTKSVFSFGTFTFTSYNVQVGNFALSASGSESISTRVDASTDLSRTPLSGTAGTGADGQPTFTPNAKFTSVQDAYAAVQALLAPASTALNADQKAGVSLTDVVHATPGDDASPVTAYTVVLKGSYPASYDLRLGDLQRSASRILAVVAQSLPFQQLAGIQGVQGISVGSWTSRFHGLDEFVSVDKSHVRRR, from the coding sequence ATGCAGCACAACCGATCGAGCATCCGGTCGAGCGCCGCACGGAGGTGGCTCGCCCTCCCCGCGGCCGTGGCGACCGCGCTCGTCGTGGCCCGTCCCCCCGGGGCCGCCTCCGCCGCCACCACCGACCCGAACCCCGGCCCCCTCGAGACTGCCGACGCGGCGCTCTCGCGGCAGGCGGCGACCCAGGGCATGGTCCTGCTCGAGAACCGCGGCCACGCCCTGCCGATGGCCAGCAGCGGCAACGTCGCGCTCTTCGGCGTCGGCGCCTACAAGACGGTCAAGGGCGGCACCGGCTCCGGCGACGTCTACAACCGCTACACCGTGACGGCGCGCCAGGGCCTCGAGAACGCCGGCTACCGCGTCACGACCAGTGACGCCTACTGGTCGGCGATGACCAAGGCCTACGACACGAAGTACCCGCCCGGCTCGACCGGCGCCATCTTCGGCCCGGCCGTCGACTACGCCTCGGTGGAGCAGCTGCTCACGCCGGCCTCGGTCGAGCCCGAGGCCCCGACGAGCACGGCGGTCTACGTGGTGGCGCGCAACTCCGGCGAGGGCGCCGACCGCGCCGCCGTCGCGGGCGACTACTACCTGACCGACACCGAGAAGGCCGACCTCGCACTCATCGGCAAGACCTACGAGCACGTCATCGTCGTGCTCAACTCCGGCGGCGTCGTCGACACGGCGTTCTACGCGCAGGTCAACGGGTCGGCGAAGGACCCGAAGGGCGGGCTCGCCCTCGACTCGATGCTGCTCATGAGCCAGGCGGGCCAGGAGTCGGGCAACGCGCTCGTCGACGTCCTGAGCGGGAAGGTCGACCCCTCGGGCCGCCTCACCGACACGTGGGCCTCGAAGTACTCCTACTACCCCGCGTCGAAGACCTTCGGCGCCAACGACGGCAACACGGCGACCGAGCCCTACGGCGAGGGCGTCTACGTCGGCTACCGCTGGTTCGACTCGTTCTACAAGACCATCGACGCGAGGAAGCCGGCCTCGGTCGTCGACTACCCCTTCGGCTACGGGCTGTCCTACACCAGCTTCACGGTCACGACCCGCACGGTCACCAGCAAGTCCACCAAGACCACGGTCAAGGTCAAGGTCACCAACACCGGCACCGTCAGCGGCAAGGACGTCGTGCAGGTCTACGTGTCGGCCCCGCAGACCGGGCTCGACAAGCCCTACCAGCAGCTCGTCGGCTACGCGAAGACCGACGAGCTGGCGCCGGGCGCGTCGCAGAACGTCAACGTCGCCTTCGACACCTCGACCATGGCGTCCTACGACACCGCCCGGGCCGCGTGGGTGCTCGAGAAGGGCGACTACGTCGTACGCGTCGGCGAGTCGTCGCGCAGCACCCACGTCGCCGCCCGGCTGACACTGCCGAAGACGTGGGTCACCGAGCAGGACCACAACGAGCTCACCGACGACGCGAGCCCCGCGTCCGAGCTCACCAGCTCGCCGAAGAACTTCTGGTCCTACGCCGGCGAGAAGGCGGAGATCGCTGCAGCGCAGCACATCGTCATCGGCGGCAAGATGCCGACGGTGCAGGCGGCCTCGCCCTACGAGCAGTCCATGCCCGTCGACTCGACCTCGCCGTACTACGCCGTCGACGGCAGCAGGATCTCCACCACCACCGCCTACGTCGACCCGGCGCAGACCAACTGGGGCGGCACCGGGGTGCCCTACTCGGCGAAGACGGGTGAGACGGTCCAGGCCGTCAGCCCTGTGCCGGGCGCGACGCTCTACGACGTCGCCAAGGGCACCGTGTCGATGCAGCAGTTCGTCGCGGGCCTGAGCCTCGACCAGCTCTCGAACATCGTCGAGGGCGCGAGCGCCGCCGGGTCCACCCCGACCGCTGTCGGCGCCGCCGGCTACACCACGGCGAAGTACGAGAACCTCGGCATACCGGGGATGGCGCTCTCGGACGGTCCGGCCGGCCTGCGCATCACCCAGCAGATCAACACCCAGCCCACGACCTACCAGTGGACCACCGCGTGGCCGATCGGCACGTTGCTCGCGCAGACGTGGGACCGCGACCTCGTGCAACGAGTCGGTGACGCGGTCGGCAAGGAGATGACCGAGTACGGCGCGACGCTGTGGCTGGCGCCGGGCATGAACATCCACCGCGACCCGCTGAACGGCCGCAACTTCGAGTACTACTCGGAGGACCCGCTCGTCGCCGGCCTCACTGCCGCAGCGACGACGAAGGGCGTGCAGAGCAACCCCGGCGTCGGCGTCACGCTCAAGCACTACGCCGAGAACAGCCAGGAGGCCAACCGCAACGCCGACGACGCCGTCGTCAGCGAGCGGGCGGCGCGTGAGATCGAGCTGCGCGGGTTCGAGTACGCGGTCAAGTCGGCCCAGCCGATGGCGATCATGACGTCCTACAACAAGATCAACGGCACGTGGGCGTCGCGCAACTACGACCTGGTGACCGACATCCTGCACGGGGAGTGGGGCTTCAAGGGCCTCGTCATGACCGACTGGGGCGGCAGCCACGGTGCGGCCAACACGATGTACGCCGGCAACGACCTCATCGAGCCGGGCAACAACCCGCAGGAGGTGGTCAACGCCGCCAAGAAGGTGACGCCGACCATCGACATCGACGGGCTCCCGGCCTACACCAAGTCGGTGTTCAGCTTCGGCACCTTCACCTTCACCTCCTACAACGTGCAGGTCGGCAACTTCGCGCTGTCGGCGTCGGGCAGCGAGTCGATCAGCACGCGCGTCGACGCCAGCACGGACCTCTCGAGGACGCCGCTGTCCGGCACCGCCGGCACCGGCGCCGACGGGCAGCCGACCTTCACGCCGAACGCGAAGTTCACCTCCGTCCAGGACGCGTACGCAGCGGTGCAGGCTCTGCTGGCACCGGCCAGCACGGCCCTCAACGCTGACCAGAAGGCGGGCGTCTCGCTCACCGACGTCGTGCACGCGACGCCGGGGGACGACGCGAGCCCGGTCACCGCGTACACCGTGGTGCTCAAGGGGAGCTACCCCGCGAGCTACGACCTGCGCCTGGGCGACCTCCAGCGCAGCGCGAGCCGCATCCTCGCGGTCGTCGCCCAGAGCCTGCCGTTCCAGCAGCTCGCGGGCATCCAGGGCGTGCAGGGCATCTCGGTCGGCTCGTGGACGAGCCGGTTCCACGGCCTCGACGAGTTCGTGTCCGTCGACAAGTCGCACGTCCGTCGCCGCTGA
- the kdpA gene encoding potassium-transporting ATPase subunit KdpA, with the protein MGETFSFVLTTGSLVAVLALVHRPLGDYMAAVYSSPRHLRAERAVYRLVGVDADTEQRWPVYLRAVLAFSAVSVLALYALQRVQDRLPLSLGFAPIAPDQAFDTAASFVTNTNWQSYSGEAAMGHLTQMAGLAVQNFVSAAVGMAVAVALVRGFARSRTDRLGNFWVDLTRTCLRILLPLALLAAVVLLACGVVQDLHGFTEAHTLAGGTQSIPGGPVASQEAIKELGTNGGGFYNANSAHPFENPSAFSNWFEVLLLLVIPFSLPRTFGRLVGDVRQGYAVLATMGVIWLAAVGAMYAVEAAHHGTVPTAVGASTEGKETRFGVGASSLFAVSTTMTSTGAVNSFHDSFTSLGGGITLVDMQLGEITPGGTGSGLYGILVLAVVAVFLAGLMVGRTPEYLGKKLAPREMKLASLYILVTPATVLVGTAVALAFRTPRSSILNPGAHGLSEVLYAFTSAANNNGSAFAGISVNTHFYNTALGIAMLVGRFVPIVLVLALAGSLARQVPVPASSGTLPTHRGLFVVLLGGTIVVVTGLTYLPALSLGPLAEGLHR; encoded by the coding sequence ATGGGCGAGACGTTCTCCTTCGTCCTGACCACCGGCTCGCTGGTCGCCGTCCTCGCGCTCGTGCACCGGCCGCTCGGCGACTACATGGCTGCGGTCTACTCCTCGCCGAGGCACCTGCGCGCCGAGCGCGCGGTCTACCGGCTGGTGGGCGTCGACGCCGACACCGAGCAGCGGTGGCCGGTCTACCTGCGCGCGGTGCTGGCCTTCTCGGCGGTCAGCGTCCTGGCGCTGTACGCGCTGCAGCGGGTGCAGGACCGCCTGCCGCTCTCGCTCGGGTTCGCGCCCATCGCCCCGGACCAGGCCTTCGACACGGCCGCGTCGTTCGTCACGAACACCAACTGGCAGTCGTACTCGGGCGAGGCCGCGATGGGCCACCTGACCCAGATGGCCGGTCTGGCAGTGCAGAACTTCGTCTCCGCCGCCGTCGGCATGGCCGTCGCCGTCGCGCTCGTGCGCGGCTTCGCCCGCTCGCGCACCGACCGGCTCGGCAACTTCTGGGTCGACCTGACCCGCACCTGCCTGCGCATCCTGCTGCCGCTCGCGCTGCTCGCCGCGGTCGTGCTGCTCGCCTGCGGCGTGGTGCAGGACCTGCACGGGTTCACCGAGGCGCACACGCTCGCAGGCGGCACCCAGAGCATCCCCGGTGGTCCGGTCGCCTCGCAGGAGGCCATCAAGGAGCTCGGGACCAACGGCGGCGGCTTCTACAACGCCAACTCGGCGCACCCCTTCGAGAACCCGAGCGCCTTCAGCAACTGGTTCGAGGTCCTGCTGCTCCTGGTGATCCCCTTCAGCCTGCCCCGCACCTTCGGCCGCCTCGTGGGTGACGTGCGGCAGGGGTACGCGGTGCTCGCCACCATGGGTGTCATCTGGCTCGCCGCGGTCGGGGCGATGTACGCGGTGGAGGCCGCGCACCACGGAACGGTGCCGACCGCGGTCGGCGCCAGCACGGAGGGCAAGGAGACCCGCTTCGGCGTCGGTGCGTCCTCGCTGTTCGCGGTGTCGACGACCATGACCTCGACGGGCGCGGTGAACTCCTTCCACGACTCGTTCACCTCGCTCGGCGGCGGCATCACCCTCGTCGACATGCAGCTCGGCGAGATCACGCCCGGGGGCACGGGATCGGGCCTCTACGGGATCCTCGTGCTGGCCGTCGTCGCGGTGTTCCTCGCCGGCCTGATGGTCGGACGGACGCCGGAGTACCTCGGCAAGAAGCTGGCGCCCCGCGAGATGAAGCTCGCCTCGCTCTACATCCTCGTGACGCCGGCGACGGTGCTCGTCGGCACTGCGGTGGCACTGGCGTTCCGCACGCCGCGCTCCTCCATCCTCAACCCGGGGGCGCACGGCCTCTCGGAGGTGCTCTACGCCTTCACCTCCGCCGCCAACAACAACGGCAGCGCCTTCGCCGGCATCAGCGTCAACACGCACTTCTACAACACGGCGCTGGGCATCGCGATGCTCGTCGGCAGGTTCGTGCCGATCGTGCTCGTGCTGGCCCTGGCCGGGTCGCTGGCCCGGCAGGTGCCGGTGCCGGCGAGCTCAGGAACCCTGCCGACGCACCGGGGGCTGTTCGTCGTGCTGCTGGGCGGCACCATCGTGGTCGTCACGGGCCTGACCTACCTGCCGGCGCTCTCGCTCGGCCCGCTCGCAGAAGGGCTCCACCGATGA
- the nicT gene encoding Nickel transporter NicT: MPLPARSAVRPTRGERGGLAAVLTVVVLMNVVAWVVLVAVVRPQHLQIGTQVFGVGLGVTAFTLGMRHAFDADHIAAIDNTTRKLMADGTRPVSVGFWFALGHSSVVVLLAALTAVGARAVSSLTDDGSSEHHVLGLLGTSVSGVFLYAIGLLNLAALTGIVRVYRRARSEGYDAHALEEALDSRGLITRVLRPLMRSITRPVQMFPIGLLFGIGFDTATEVTLLVLAGSGAASGLPWYAVLVLPLLFTAGMSLFDTLDGAFMTVAYRWAFANPVRKIYYNLTITGLSVAVAMLIGTIELVGVFHEQLGLEDPVTGWVAGLDLQHVGYTVAGLFVVVWAVAIGYWKLAAVEARWEARTARALD, encoded by the coding sequence ATGCCGTTGCCTGCGCGCAGCGCCGTCCGCCCGACCCGTGGAGAGCGGGGCGGGCTCGCCGCCGTGCTGACGGTGGTCGTGCTCATGAACGTCGTCGCCTGGGTGGTCCTGGTCGCCGTCGTGCGCCCCCAGCACCTCCAGATCGGCACCCAGGTCTTCGGCGTGGGCCTCGGGGTGACGGCGTTCACGCTCGGCATGCGCCACGCCTTCGACGCCGACCACATCGCCGCCATCGACAACACCACTCGCAAGCTGATGGCTGACGGCACCCGACCGGTCTCGGTGGGCTTCTGGTTCGCCCTCGGCCACTCGAGCGTCGTCGTGCTCCTGGCGGCTCTCACGGCGGTCGGCGCGCGAGCCGTGTCGTCGCTGACCGACGACGGCTCGAGCGAGCACCACGTGCTGGGCCTGCTCGGCACCTCGGTCTCGGGCGTCTTCCTCTACGCGATCGGCCTGCTCAACCTCGCCGCGCTGACGGGCATCGTGCGGGTCTACCGGCGGGCGCGTTCCGAGGGCTACGACGCCCACGCCCTCGAGGAGGCGCTCGACTCCCGCGGCCTCATCACCCGCGTGCTGCGCCCGCTGATGCGCTCGATCACCCGCCCGGTGCAGATGTTCCCCATCGGGCTGCTGTTCGGCATCGGCTTCGACACCGCGACCGAGGTGACGCTGCTCGTGCTCGCCGGTTCCGGTGCTGCGAGCGGGCTGCCGTGGTACGCGGTGCTCGTGCTGCCGCTGCTGTTCACCGCCGGCATGAGCCTGTTCGACACGCTCGACGGCGCCTTCATGACCGTGGCCTACCGCTGGGCGTTCGCCAACCCGGTGCGCAAGATCTACTACAACCTGACCATCACGGGGCTCTCGGTCGCCGTCGCGATGCTCATCGGCACCATCGAGCTGGTCGGCGTCTTCCACGAGCAGCTGGGCCTCGAGGACCCCGTGACGGGCTGGGTCGCGGGCCTCGACCTGCAGCACGTCGGCTACACGGTCGCCGGGCTCTTCGTCGTGGTCTGGGCGGTCGCCATCGGCTACTGGAAGCTCGCCGCGGTCGAGGCGCGTTGGGAGGCACGCACCGCCCGGGCGCTCGACTGA
- a CDS encoding GlsB/YeaQ/YmgE family stress response membrane protein translates to MLGTIIGLLVVGLIAGFIARAIVPGRQAMSVPQTILLGIVGSFIGGFLGYLIFHKDSQDGFVQPSSWIGSIVGAVIALLIYMRLQSRSRV, encoded by the coding sequence ATGCTCGGCACCATCATCGGACTTCTCGTCGTCGGCCTCATCGCGGGCTTCATCGCCCGTGCCATCGTTCCCGGCCGCCAAGCCATGAGCGTGCCGCAGACGATCCTGCTCGGCATCGTCGGCTCGTTCATCGGTGGCTTCCTCGGCTACCTCATCTTCCACAAGGACTCGCAGGACGGCTTCGTCCAGCCCTCGAGCTGGATCGGCTCGATCGTCGGCGCGGTCATCGCGCTGCTGATCTACATGCGTCTGCAGAGCCGCTCGCGCGTCTGA
- a CDS encoding SixA phosphatase family protein — protein MFVLARHAHAGDKSAWSSDDSLRPLTRKGREQAAGLAHELGDWPLRRLLTSPYVRCRETLAPLSQRLGLAVESSDLLLPGADPDVLAGFLLDPAQEGTLVCAHGETLHALLARWDRTGEVAVPPGRVPGEPPVTKKGACWLVQDTGSGLTAHYLRPSQIVSADLVNSAHRHDEEQLPS, from the coding sequence GTGTTCGTCCTGGCCCGCCACGCCCATGCCGGTGACAAGAGCGCGTGGAGCAGCGACGACAGCCTGCGCCCGCTGACCCGCAAGGGTCGCGAGCAGGCCGCCGGTCTCGCCCACGAGCTCGGTGACTGGCCGCTGCGCCGTCTGCTCACGAGCCCCTACGTGCGCTGCCGCGAGACCCTCGCGCCCTTGTCGCAGCGCCTCGGCCTGGCGGTCGAGAGCAGCGACCTGCTGCTGCCCGGCGCCGACCCCGACGTGCTGGCCGGCTTCCTGCTCGACCCGGCGCAGGAGGGCACCCTCGTGTGCGCCCACGGCGAGACGCTGCACGCGCTGTTGGCCCGCTGGGACCGCACCGGCGAGGTCGCCGTGCCGCCGGGCCGGGTGCCAGGCGAGCCGCCGGTCACCAAGAAGGGCGCGTGCTGGCTGGTGCAGGACACCGGCAGCGGCCTGACGGCGCACTACCTGCGCCCGTCGCAGATCGTCTCGGCCGACCTGGTGAACAGCGCGCACCGGCACGACGAGGAGCAGCTGCCGTCGTAG